In Perognathus longimembris pacificus isolate PPM17 chromosome 3, ASM2315922v1, whole genome shotgun sequence, a single window of DNA contains:
- the Zic2 gene encoding zinc finger protein ZIC 2, with the protein MLLDAGPQFPAIGVGSFARHHHHSAAAAAAAAAEMQDRELSLAAAQNGFVDSAAAHMGAFKLNPGAHELSPGQSSAFTSQGPGAYPGSAAAAAAAAALGPHAAHVGSYSGPPFNSTRDFLFRSRGFGDSAPGGGQHGLFGPGAGGLHHAHSDAQGHLLFPGLPEQHGPHGSQNVLNGQMRLGLPGEVFGRSEQYRQVASPRTDPYSAAQLHNQYGPMNMNMGMNMAAAAAHHHHHHHHPGAFFRYMRQQCIKQELICKWIDPEQLSNPKKSCNKTFSTMHELVTHVSVEHVGGPEQSNHVCFWEECPREGKPFKAKYKLVNHIRVHTGEKPFPCPFPGCGKVFARSENLKIHKRTHTGEKPFQCEFEGCDRRFANSSDRKKHMHVHTSDKPYLCKMCDKSYTHPSSLRKHMKVHESSPQGSESSPAASSGYESSTPPGLVSPSAEPQSSSNLSPAAAAAAAAAAAAAAAAVSAVHRSGGSSGGGSGGGGSGSGGGGGGAGGGGGSGSGGGSGTAAGHSGLSSNFNEWYV; encoded by the exons ATGCTTCTGGACGCGGGGCCGCAGTTCCCGGCCATCGGGGTGGGCAGCTTTGCGCGCCACCATCACCAttcggccgcggcggcggcggcggcggccgccgagATGCAAGACCGCGAACTGAGCCTGGCGGCCGCGCAGAACGGCTTCGTGGACTCGGCCGCCGCGCACATGGGGGCCTTCAAGCTGAACCCCGGCGCGCACGAACTGTCCCCGGGCCAGAGCTCGGCGTTCACGTCGCAGGGGCCCGGCGCCTATCCCGGCTCcgcggcggccgccgccgccgccgccgctctcgGGCCCCACGCCGCTCACGTTGGCTCCTATTCCGGGCCGCCTTTTAACTCCACCCGGGACTTCCTGTTCCGCAGCCGCGGTTTCGGGGACTCCGCGCCCGGCGGCGGGCAGCACGGGCTCTTCGGGCCGGGCGCCGGCGGCCTACACCACGCGCACTCCGACGCGCAGGGCCACCTCCTCTTCCCCGGCCTCCCGGAGCAGCACGGGCCGCACGGCTCGCAGAATGTGCTCAACGGGCAGATGCGCCTGGGGCTGCCGGGCGAGGTGTTCGGGCGCTCGGAGCAGTACCGCCAAGTGGCCAGCCCGCGGACTGACCCCTACTCGGCGGCGCAACTCCACAACCAGTACGGCCCCATGAATATGAACATGGGTATGAACATGGCAGCGGCCGCagcccaccatcaccaccaccaccaccaccccggtGCCTTTTTCCGCTACATGAGGCAGCAGTGCATCAAGCAGGAGCTCATCTGCAAGTGGATCGACCCCGAGCAGCTGAGCAACCCCAAGAAGAGCTGCAACAAAACTTTCAGCACCATGCACGAGCTGGTGACCCACGTCTCGGTGGAGCACGTCGGCGGCCCGGAGCAGAGCAACCACGTCTGCTTCTGGGAGGAGTGTCCGCGCGAGGGCAAGCCCTTCAAGGCCAAATACAAACTGGTCAACCACATCCGCGTGCACACGGGCGAGaagcccttcccctgccccttcccGGGCTGCGGCAAGGTCTTCGCGCGCTCCGAGAACCTCAAGATCCACAAAAGGACCCACACAG GagagaagcccttccagtgcGAGTTCGAGGGCTGCGACCGGCGCTTCGCCAACAGCAGCGACCGGAAGAAGCACATGCACGTCCACACCTCGGACAAGCCCTATCTGTGCAAGATGTGCGACAAGTCCTACACGCACCCCAGTTCCCTGCGGAAGCACATGAAG GTCCATGAGTCCTCCCCTCAGGGCTCCGAGTCCTCCCCGGCCGCCAGCTCCGGCTACGAGTCCTCCACGCCCCCGGGCCTGGTGTCCCCCAGCGCCGAGCCCCAGAGCAGCTCCAACTTGTcaccggcggcggcggcagcggcggcggcggcggcggcagcggcggcggccgcggtgtCCGCCGTGCACCGGAGCGGAGGCTCCAGCGGCGGCGGCTCCGGAGGCGGCGGCTCCGGCAGCggtgggggcggcggcggggcgggcggcgggggcggcagcGGCTCCGGAGGGGGCAGCGGGACAGCCGCGGGCCACAGCGGCCTCTCCTCCAACTTCAATGAATGGTACGTGTGA
- the Zic5 gene encoding zinc finger protein ZIC 5: MEPPLSKRNPPALRLADLATAQAQPLQNMTGFPVLAGPPAHSQLRAGAAAAAAAAARLQPRDPGADPGVAVARRGPEHMARASAQSLGPPSPALRGQPEAPAAAAASSTAHPSAADTYPGGSGGGGGGGGGGSGGARPSAPPPSAPPLPPSPSPPPPPPPPALSGYTTTNSGGGGSSGKGHSRDFVLRRDLSATAPAAAMHGAPLGGEQRSGTSSPQHPAPPPHSAGMFISASGTYAGPDGGGGGGGGGPALFPALHDSPGAPGGGGGGGHPHPLNGQMRLGLAAAAAAAAAAELYGRGEPPFAPRSGDAHYGAVAAAAAAALHGYGAVNLNLNLAAAAAAAAAAAAGPGPHLQHHAPPPAPAPHPHPHHPHHLPGAAGAFLRYMRQPIKQELICKWIDPDELAGPPPPPPPPPPPPPPPAGGGAQPCSKTFGTMHELVNHVTVEHVGGPEQSSHVCFWEDCPREGKPFKAKYKLINHIRVHTGEKPFPCPFPGCGKVFARSENLKIHKRTHTGEKPFKCEFDGCDRKFANSSDRKKHSHVHTSDKPYYCKIRGCDKSYTHPSSLRKHMKIHCKSPPPSPGTLAYSAVGTPVGAPLSPVLDPARSRSSTLSPQVTNLNEWYVCQATGAPGHLHTPSSNGTTSESEDEEMYGNPEVVRTIH; the protein is encoded by the exons ATGGAGCCCCCTTTGAGCAAGAGGAACCCGCCAGCGCTGAGATTAGCGGATTTGGCAACGGCTCAGGCCCAACCGCTTCAGAACATGACAGGCTTCCCGGTGCTGGCCGGCCCGCCCGCCCACTCCCAACTCCGtgccggggccgccgccgccgccgccgccgccgcgcgcctcCAGCCGCGGGACCCGGGCGCTGACCCCGGCGTGGCCGTCGCTCGGCGCGGCCCCGAGCACATGGCCCGGGCGAGCGCGCAGAGCCtcggccctccctccccggcaCTCCGGGGGCAGCCCGAGGCTCCGGCCGCCGCCGCAGCCTCCTCCACCGCGCACCCCAGCGCCGCCGACACCTAccccggcggcagcggcggcggcggcggcggcggcggcgggggcagcGGTGGCGCGCGGCCCTCGGCGCCCCCGCCCtcagcccctcctcttcctccctccccttcaccccctccccctccccctccgcctgcCCTCTCGGGCTACACCACCACCAAtagtggcggcggcggcagcagcggcaaAGGCCACAGCAGGGACTTCGTCCTCCGGAGGGACCTTTCCGCCACGGCCCCCGCGGCGGCCATGCACGGGGCCCCGCTCGGAGGGGAGCAGCGGTCTGGCACTAGCTCCCCCCAGCacccggccccgcctccccacTCAGCCGGCATGTTCATCTCCGCCAGCGGCACCTACGCGGGCccggacggcggcggcggcggcggcggcggcggcccggcgcTCTTCCCCGCGCTGCACGACTCTCCGGgggcgcccggcggcggcggcggcggcggccacccGCACCCGCTCAACGGCCAGATGCGTCTggggctggcggcggcggcggcggcggcggcggccgccgagCTCTACGGCCGTGGCGAGCCGCCTTTCGCGCCGCGCTCGGGGGATGCCCACTACGGGGCGGtggcggccgcggcggccgccGCCCTGCACGGCTACGGAGCCGTGAACTTAAACCTGAACctcgcggcggccgcggcggcggcggcggcggcggcggccggcccGGGACCCCACCTGCAACACCACGCGCCGCCGCCGGCGCCCGCgccgcacccgcacccgcaccacccccaccacctcccAGGGGCGGCCGGGGCCTTCCTGCGCTACATGCGGCAGCCAATCAAGCAGGAGCTCATCTGCAAGTGGATCGACCCGGACGAGCTGGCCGGGccacccccgccgccgccgccgccgccgccgccgccgccgcccccggccgGCGGCGGCGCCCAGCCCTGCTCCAAAACTTTCGGCACCATGCACGAGCTGGTGAACCACGTCACGGTGGAGCACGTGGGCGGCCCGGAGCAGAGCAGCCACGTCTGCTTCTGGGAGGACTGTCCGCGCGAGGGCAAGCCCTTCAAGGCCAAATACAAGCTCATCAACCACATCCGCGTGCACACGGGCGAGaagcccttcccctgccccttcccGGGCTGCGGCAAGGTCTTCGCGCGCTCCGAGAACCTCAAGATCCACAAGCGCACTCATACAG GGGAAAAGCCTTTCAAATGTGAATTCGATGGCTGTGACAGGAAGTTCGCCAATAGCAGTGATCGAAAGAAACACTCCCATGTGCATACCAGTGATAAGCCCTACTACTGTAAGATCCGAGGCTGTGACAAGTCCTACACGCACCCCAGCTCCCTGAGGAAGCACATGAAGATTCACTGCAAGTCCCCCCCACCCTCTCCGGGGACTCTCGCCTACTCAGCCGTGGGGACGCCGGTGGGTGCTCCCTTGTCACCTGTGCTGGACCCAGCCAGGAGTCGCTCCAGCACTCTGTCCCCTCAAGTGACCAACCTCAACGAGTGGTACGTTTGCCAGGCCACAGGGGCCCCCGGTCACCTCCACACACCTTCCAGCAATGGAACCACCTCCGAGTCAGAAGACGAGGAAATGTATGGGAACCCCGAAGTTGTGCGGACTATACATTAG